A single region of the Vicia villosa cultivar HV-30 ecotype Madison, WI unplaced genomic scaffold, Vvil1.0 ctg.000464F_1_1_3, whole genome shotgun sequence genome encodes:
- the LOC131628569 gene encoding uncharacterized protein LOC131628569: protein MEDSSFLDRMIGHLRGTCKYYTGYPKDLGPSRVIHFTSEREFVNILHEGFPVVVAFTIRGNYTEHLDKVLEEAAAEFYPHVKFMRVECPKYPGFCISRQKKEYPFMEIFHSPTHVANQGRVADPNITKYNVKVMPFNYDISVYGFREIFKRYGIRASDPK from the exons ATGGAAGATTCATCATTTTTGGACCGAATGATTGGTCATCTTCGGGGAACTTGCAA GTACTATACTGGTTATCCAAAGGATCTTGGACCATCACGGGTTATTCATTTCACCTCTGAGCGTGAGTTTGTCAATATCCTTCATGAAGGGTTTCCTGTGGTTGTTGCTTTTACTATCAG GGGGAATTACACAGAGCATCTTGACAAAGTATTAGAAGAAGCTGCTGCTGAGTTTTATCCACATGTAAAATTTATGCGT GTTGAATGTCCAAAATATCCTGGGTTTTGTATAAGTCGGCAGAAAAAGGAGTATCCATTCATGGAAATATTCCATAGTCCAACACAT GTAGCTAACCAGGGCAGGGTAGCTGATCCAAATATTACTAAATACAATGTGAAAGTCATGCCT TTCAACTACGATATCAGTGTTTACGGATTTAGAGAAATCTTCAAGCGCTATGGAATCCGGGCATCAGATCCGAAGTAA